From the Gemmatimonadaceae bacterium genome, the window AGGGCCGACCGGTCTCGAGGCGTGGCCTGACATCCTCGTCCGACTGACACGCATGCCGGTCGTGTCGATCGCGTCGATTCGAGGACGCGCCACCGGCAACGGCAGCGAGATTGCGCTCGCGTGCGACATGACGTTCGTCAGTCGAGAAAAGGCGGTGCTCTCGCAATGGGAGGTAGGGGTCGGGATGATCGCCGGCGGCGGACCGATGGCGCGTCTGCCTCACCTGATCGGCCGCGGACGGGCGCTGGAAGTGCTCCTCAGCTCGAACGACATTGGAGGAGAACTGGCCGAGGCTTACGGCTATGTGAACCGGGCGCTCCCGGATGCCGAGCTCGACGCGTTCGTCGACGCCCTCGCGACACGCATTTCGGCATTCGACAAGTGGGCAATCGCCAACACCAAGCGTCTCGTGAACGCCAGCCTGCCGGCCGATGTGGAGATCGCG encodes:
- a CDS encoding enoyl-CoA hydratase/isomerase family protein; the protein is VRGWFVLPLEVFVSPVTSAAQIRLNRTSPACWRITFDNPPLNVMGPQFVREFRTIMSAIEADEQVRVVIFDSAVDGFFLNHSDFYADFADLKSIPQGPTGLEAWPDILVRLTRMPVVSIASIRGRATGNGSEIALACDMTFVSREKAVLSQWEVGVGMIAGGGPMARLPHLIGRGRALEVLLSSNDIGGELAEAYGYVNRALPDAELDAFVDALATRISAFDKWAIANTKRLVNASLPADVEIAAGWDACMASVARPSTQARLQAFMKLGFHKPGAAENELGAYLGRIGD